Proteins from a genomic interval of Oceanispirochaeta crateris:
- the lptB gene encoding LPS export ABC transporter ATP-binding protein, with the protein MSDPKVSTTKSLQVDNVKKVYGKKIAVKTMSFTMHQGEIVGLLGPNGAGKTTCFYIIAGFIKATAGRILLDDIDITNEPMFRRSRLGISYLPQEPSVFRKLTVEDNIWAILETRDDLSKLEKKEKMEDLIEDLGIQKVRYQKAFTLSGGERRRTEIARSLATDPRFLLLDEPFAGIDPIAVYEIKRIIEQLSARGIGILITDHNVRDTFTITHRSYITNLGEIIVSGNKEELLDSELARTIYLGKDFTM; encoded by the coding sequence ATGAGTGACCCTAAAGTCTCTACTACTAAATCTCTTCAGGTTGATAATGTAAAAAAAGTATATGGTAAGAAGATTGCTGTAAAAACAATGAGCTTTACGATGCATCAGGGAGAAATCGTAGGCCTCCTCGGCCCGAATGGAGCCGGTAAAACCACCTGTTTTTATATTATTGCAGGGTTTATCAAAGCCACTGCCGGCCGTATCCTCTTAGATGATATAGATATTACCAATGAGCCTATGTTCAGACGGTCCCGTCTTGGAATTTCCTACCTACCCCAGGAGCCCTCTGTTTTTCGGAAATTGACAGTAGAAGATAATATCTGGGCAATCCTTGAGACCCGTGATGATCTTAGTAAGCTTGAAAAGAAAGAAAAAATGGAAGACCTTATTGAAGACTTGGGAATTCAGAAAGTTCGTTATCAGAAGGCTTTTACCCTCTCCGGCGGAGAGCGGCGGCGAACCGAGATTGCCCGGTCTCTGGCAACGGATCCCCGGTTTCTGCTTTTGGATGAACCCTTTGCCGGCATAGATCCCATTGCCGTTTATGAGATAAAAAGAATCATTGAACAGCTCTCTGCCAGAGGCATCGGTATTCTCATTACAGACCATAACGTTCGAGACACATTTACCATTACCCATAGATCATACATAACAAATCTGGGCGAAATCATTGTTAGTGGGAATAAGGAAGAGCTTCTGGACAGTGAGCTGGCCCGGACAATTTATCTGGGGAAAGATTTTACGATGTAA